Part of the Oceanispirochaeta sp. genome is shown below.
GTGTTTCCGGGCCAGGTCAAAGTGAGACTTCAAGACCCTTTCCTGCTCTCTCCGGGGGAAGGTCTTGTAATAGCGTTTATCCAGGCCGCACTCGCCAATTCCGGCTCCGGGATGCTTTCTCAGAATCATATCCAGTTTTTCAAGATCCTTTTCCCAGCCTGGAGTCAGGTATTCCGGGAGGATTCCCAGGAAGGGTTTGATCCGGGTGTCCCGGAGCAAGACCTGCCAGTCAGACCTTGAGGCGGCGCAGGACAGATACAGCCCCCCCTCGGGGAGATCTGCAAAGGGTGCATGACTGCTGTGAAGATGGGCATCGCAGAGCATGATCAGCCCAGGAATTCCTGATAGATGAGTTTTGTTATGGTCAAAGCCACCATGCTGAGAAAGAAGATTCTGATGAATTTCGTTCCCTTGTTAATCACCATATGGCTGCCCAGCCAGGCTCCTCCAATCTGGCCCGAGGCCATGATCAGTCCAGGCAGAAAGAGGACATTGCCTCCCAGGATAAACAGAGTCAAAGAGACAATATTGCTCGTAAAATTCATAATTTTGGTGTTGGCTGTGGCAGACTTCAGGTTAAAACCCATCAGGCTTACCAGAGCGATGGTCCAGAAGGAACCTGTACCTGGACCAAAAAAGCCATCATAAAATCCCAGGGTCAGACCGGCGGTGGTATAAAAAACGCCGGCTTTGACCCGGGCGTGTCTGTCTGTCTTTCCCAGTTCGGGAGAGAATAAAGTATAGAAGAACACCCCCAGAAGGATAAAGGGGATGACTTTTTTGAGGGAATCCGCCGGGATAATCTGTATCAGACTGGTTCCTGTCAGAGCACCGATAAAGGTGAAAAAGACTCCCCTTATCAACTGGTCTTTGACTACCAGTCCTGAGCCGGCGTAGCGGATGGCCGCTGTACTGGAGCCGAAACTGGATTGGAGTTTATTGGTTCCCAGGGCAAG
Proteins encoded:
- a CDS encoding TSUP family transporter — protein: MMFEPSLMKLLILFFVAITAGFVDSIAGGGGLITLPALLAVGIPPHLALGTNKLQSSFGSSTAAIRYAGSGLVVKDQLIRGVFFTFIGALTGTSLIQIIPADSLKKVIPFILLGVFFYTLFSPELGKTDRHARVKAGVFYTTAGLTLGFYDGFFGPGTGSFWTIALVSLMGFNLKSATANTKIMNFTSNIVSLTLFILGGNVLFLPGLIMASGQIGGAWLGSHMVINKGTKFIRIFFLSMVALTITKLIYQEFLG